In Clostridium sp. DL-VIII, the following proteins share a genomic window:
- the fliD gene encoding flagellar filament capping protein FliD: MSNVFLNSTSNSSSSTSSSGLLRVPGMASGLDTDSIVKSMVSSYQNKIDKANQDEQLLQWKQSAYRDIIKGIKDLQNYFDPLSSKYIMGSNSLNINTITSDNTSVATATAGNSAKAGTYSINVTQLATQAVIQGTTAKDSIISTSNFTSSTINSQTLTDGTNTISLNGLAGPTGADLASQINSKIATSALNGKVSAAYVKDTDGTEYIKFTNLTTGTTIKYNDSSLSTPTTINSGISSSSKLVSDLGFSTGNASFTLSNGSSNYTVSLNVDSNTTMQNLIDQVNSATSGAITMSVDNNTGKISFQSKNYGSASNISITNVNTSSTNVIQKLGINDTATNTASVSGTQGKDAIVAIKEPGQSTYTTTTQSSNNFTVNGVSYSLVSKGNANVTVSANTDNVVTNIKNFITDYNTLISTINTKLTEKKDPAYPPLTDAQKSSMSQDQITAWESKAKVGILRNDDNLSQLMTQLRSVFSAPVYSSYDSSDPSKGKIGLSFGKYGSNAIGIDTSSDVTDGGKLVIADETKLRNAITNNFDDFKKLFTGASSSKLADNASYAGSEKYNEDGLLKRMDTVIRSYVSDPGIGTDGTYSLSGTMNIFVNKQYDFSLTGTASQNTLPDQVYSKTLSISKLKTQMSDAETRYYNQFTQLETALTQLNSQQSSLSSMLGTS, from the coding sequence ATGTCAAATGTTTTTTTAAACAGTACTAGTAATTCATCTTCTAGTACTTCAAGTTCTGGTTTGCTAAGAGTTCCAGGTATGGCATCTGGCTTAGATACTGATTCAATAGTTAAATCTATGGTTTCAAGCTATCAAAATAAAATAGATAAGGCAAATCAAGACGAACAACTATTACAATGGAAACAAAGTGCCTATAGAGATATTATAAAAGGTATAAAGGATTTACAAAATTATTTTGATCCGCTTTCAAGTAAGTATATTATGGGCTCAAATTCCTTGAATATTAATACAATTACAAGTGATAATACATCAGTAGCTACTGCTACAGCAGGAAATTCTGCTAAGGCAGGGACTTATAGTATTAATGTAACTCAGTTAGCAACTCAGGCTGTAATTCAAGGTACAACAGCTAAGGATTCTATTATTAGTACAAGCAATTTCACTAGTAGTACCATTAATAGTCAAACATTAACCGATGGAACAAATACTATTTCATTAAATGGATTAGCTGGACCTACTGGTGCAGATTTGGCGTCACAAATAAATAGTAAAATTGCAACATCAGCTTTAAATGGTAAAGTTTCTGCAGCATATGTTAAGGATACAGATGGTACGGAATATATAAAGTTTACCAACTTGACTACAGGTACAACTATTAAATATAATGATTCTAGTTTAAGTACACCGACAACAATTAACAGTGGGATATCATCGTCTTCAAAATTAGTTTCAGATTTAGGGTTTTCTACAGGAAATGCAAGTTTTACTTTAAGCAATGGTTCTAGCAATTATACTGTATCCCTTAATGTAGATAGCAATACTACGATGCAAAACCTTATAGATCAAGTTAATAGTGCAACTAGTGGTGCAATTACCATGAGTGTGGATAACAATACAGGTAAAATTTCATTCCAATCAAAGAATTATGGTTCGGCTTCAAATATCTCTATAACAAATGTAAACACGAGTAGTACCAATGTGATACAGAAATTAGGGATAAATGATACAGCGACTAATACAGCAAGTGTTAGTGGCACACAAGGTAAAGATGCTATAGTTGCAATAAAAGAGCCAGGACAATCGACATATACAACTACTACTCAAAGTTCAAATAATTTTACAGTAAATGGAGTTAGTTATAGTCTTGTAAGTAAAGGAAACGCAAACGTAACTGTATCAGCAAATACAGATAATGTTGTAACCAATATTAAAAATTTCATTACGGATTATAATACTCTAATATCAACTATAAACACAAAATTAACAGAAAAGAAGGATCCTGCTTATCCACCACTTACAGATGCTCAAAAATCAAGTATGAGTCAAGATCAGATCACTGCGTGGGAAAGTAAGGCAAAGGTTGGAATACTAAGAAATGATGACAATTTAAGTCAATTAATGACTCAACTTAGAAGTGTATTTTCTGCACCTGTATATAGCAGCTATGATAGTTCAGATCCTAGTAAAGGAAAAATAGGATTGAGTTTTGGTAAATATGGTAGTAATGCAATAGGAATAGATACATCATCAGATGTTACAGATGGAGGAAAACTTGTAATTGCAGATGAAACAAAATTAAGGAATGCCATAACGAATAATTTTGATGATTTTAAAAAGTTATTTACTGGAGCATCAAGTTCTAAATTAGCTGATAATGCATCTTATGCTGGTTCAGAAAAATACAATGAAGATGGATTGTTAAAGAGAATGGATACTGTTATTAGAAGTTATGTATCTGATCCTGGTATAGGGACAGATGGTACTTATAGCTTATCTGGAACTATGAATATATTTGTAAATAAGCAATATGATTTTAGTTTGACGGGGACTGCAAGTCAAAATACATTACCAGACCAGGTATATAGTAAGACATTAAGTATTAGTAAGCTCAAGACTCAAATGTCAGATGCAGAAACTAGATATTATAATCAATTTACTCAATTAGAAACAGCTTTAACTCAATTAAATTCACAACAAAGCTCACTTAGTTCTATGCTAGGAACATCTTAA
- the fliS gene encoding flagellar export chaperone FliS — protein sequence MYSNGYNVYKNNSVNYASREQLLLMLVEGAVKFCKIARQAIIDKDIKKAHDSLIRTQDIFSELMVSLDTTAGDWAVQLFNVYAFIKKGLVEANISKNIEIVDEILPLVEDINETWKEAYKIAKK from the coding sequence ATGTATTCTAATGGATATAATGTATATAAAAATAATTCTGTAAATTATGCATCAAGAGAACAATTGCTGTTGATGCTGGTTGAAGGAGCAGTTAAATTTTGCAAAATAGCAAGACAAGCTATTATAGATAAGGATATAAAAAAGGCCCATGATTCACTAATAAGAACTCAGGATATATTTTCAGAGCTTATGGTTAGTTTAGACACAACTGCAGGAGACTGGGCAGTTCAATTATTTAATGTATATGCTTTTATTAAAAAAGGGTTAGTTGAGGCTAATATTAGTAAAAACATAGAAATTGTAGATGAAATTCTTCCTCTGGTAGAAGATATAAATGAAACATGGAAAGAAGCTTATAAGATAGCAAAAAAATAA
- a CDS encoding flagellar protein FlaG — translation MDVNNLQNPGDNNLYKANISEYTPITDVAVPQVAEVQKIDNQSEDSDNQEYSKKDLDEALKKLNNFLKDEHTHAEYSYYKDLKTTMIKIVDEDTKEVLLEIPPKKILDMIASMCRQVGLIDKKA, via the coding sequence ATGGACGTTAATAACTTACAAAATCCTGGTGATAATAATTTATATAAAGCTAATATATCAGAGTATACTCCAATTACAGATGTTGCAGTGCCACAAGTAGCGGAGGTACAAAAGATAGATAATCAGTCTGAAGATTCAGATAACCAAGAATATAGCAAAAAGGATCTAGATGAAGCGCTTAAGAAGCTTAATAATTTTCTTAAGGATGAACATACTCATGCGGAATATTCTTACTACAAAGATTTAAAGACAACAATGATAAAAATAGTAGATGAAGATACAAAGGAAGTTTTACTGGAGATTCCGCCCAAAAAGATATTAGATATGATTGCAAGTATGTGCAGGCAGGTTGGTTTAATAGATAAAAAAGCTTGA
- the csrA gene encoding carbon storage regulator CsrA: protein MLIITRKKGESLMIGDDIEIVISKIDDGSVKIGINAPKDVSILRKEIYEEVEKENKEAVKFDINILKSIKK, encoded by the coding sequence ATGCTGATTATAACTAGGAAAAAAGGCGAATCTCTTATGATTGGAGATGATATAGAGATTGTAATAAGCAAAATAGATGATGGAAGTGTAAAAATTGGAATAAATGCTCCAAAAGACGTATCAATATTAAGAAAAGAAATTTATGAAGAAGTAGAAAAGGAAAATAAAGAGGCTGTGAAATTTGATATTAATATTTTAAAGAGTATAAAAAAATAA
- the fliW gene encoding flagellar assembly protein FliW — protein MKFISKIHGEMEYEAENIITFNRGIPGFNELKEFILVDLQGYEPFKLMQSLEDEAIGLIVISPYEFYKDYEIRLNDEIIDNLKIDSPQQVNIFTTVTLNSDVKKITTNLQGPIVINTSNNLGEQIILDNSKYAVKSPLI, from the coding sequence ATGAAATTTATTTCTAAGATTCATGGTGAAATGGAATATGAAGCAGAAAATATTATTACGTTTAATAGAGGAATTCCAGGATTTAACGAATTAAAAGAATTTATTCTGGTAGATTTGCAAGGATATGAACCATTTAAGTTAATGCAATCATTAGAAGATGAAGCAATTGGACTTATTGTAATTTCACCATATGAATTTTATAAAGATTATGAGATTAGATTAAATGATGAAATAATTGATAATCTAAAAATAGATTCTCCACAGCAAGTAAATATATTTACTACAGTAACATTAAATTCAGATGTTAAAAAAATAACCACCAATCTGCAGGGGCCAATAGTTATAAATACTTCTAATAATTTAGGGGAACAAATAATATTAGATAATTCTAAATATGCAGTTAAAAGCCCTTTAATATAA
- the flgL gene encoding flagellar hook-associated protein FlgL yields the protein MSSRITSNMLTSDYLRNVRRNMNNMQTLQNQLSTGKQIKIASDNPYIASRSMQLHSEMSYNSQYNENIKDTSNWLDTTDTALSQMGDIFGRIETLLVNAGNGTYEDDEKGAIQDEIKEKVNQLSQVLNTSFDGSYIFGGAKTGSKPTTVVDGKLLYANKDGSAVNITAYVDSTTTPGTNIITSNPGTPNTAVNLTTTPLTDAQKNALIAERDASGTSEDRKADITNILQGGNVYTTAGGVLTSEKYTNKAITLDATEIGKLQNELNGLDYTNAANNTRIDDINKLLYNASTPAELNAIKTNQMTLKDLPSPTTATAKNAAIDALNSASKIGSVNQINSYLNVDISQGVQTTYNKTAVDVLEFTDKNGKQISVSDLLSNIVRDLDSEGNANSLITTDLTDIQSVTANLLQKRSEVGSMQNRMESAQTNNESQNYNLTDILSKTEDIDITEKTIEYSTLQTVYTASLQTSAKVLPMTILNYL from the coding sequence ATGTCATCAAGAATAACAAGTAACATGTTAACTTCTGACTACTTGAGAAATGTTAGAAGAAATATGAATAATATGCAGACGCTGCAAAATCAGTTGTCTACGGGAAAACAAATAAAAATAGCATCAGATAACCCATATATAGCATCAAGAAGTATGCAATTACATTCAGAAATGTCTTATAATAGCCAATATAATGAAAATATTAAAGATACATCAAATTGGCTAGATACTACTGATACTGCATTATCGCAAATGGGAGATATATTTGGGAGAATAGAGACTTTACTTGTAAATGCAGGAAATGGAACTTATGAAGATGATGAAAAAGGTGCAATTCAAGATGAAATCAAGGAAAAAGTTAATCAGTTATCACAGGTTTTAAATACTAGTTTTGATGGTTCGTATATATTTGGAGGAGCAAAGACAGGATCAAAACCTACAACAGTAGTAGATGGAAAATTATTATATGCTAATAAAGATGGAAGTGCAGTTAATATTACTGCATATGTAGATTCAACAACTACACCTGGAACTAATATTATTACAAGTAATCCAGGCACGCCAAATACTGCTGTCAATCTTACTACTACACCATTAACTGATGCGCAGAAAAATGCATTAATAGCTGAACGTGATGCGTCTGGAACATCTGAAGATAGAAAAGCGGATATTACAAATATTTTGCAAGGTGGTAACGTATATACTACAGCAGGTGGTGTGTTAACATCTGAAAAATATACAAATAAGGCTATTACATTAGATGCGACAGAGATTGGAAAGCTTCAAAATGAATTAAATGGATTGGATTATACCAATGCGGCTAATAATACTAGAATTGATGACATTAATAAATTGTTATACAATGCATCAACCCCAGCCGAACTTAATGCCATAAAAACTAATCAAATGACATTAAAAGATTTACCTTCGCCTACGACTGCAACTGCAAAAAATGCAGCTATTGATGCATTGAATTCTGCTAGCAAAATTGGATCTGTCAATCAAATAAACTCATACTTAAATGTTGACATTTCTCAAGGAGTTCAAACGACATATAATAAAACAGCAGTAGATGTGTTAGAATTTACAGATAAAAATGGAAAACAGATAAGTGTTTCTGATTTATTATCAAATATAGTGAGAGATTTAGATTCTGAAGGAAATGCTAATAGTCTTATTACTACAGATTTGACAGATATACAGTCTGTAACAGCAAATTTACTTCAAAAAAGATCAGAAGTTGGAAGTATGCAAAATAGAATGGAATCTGCACAAACAAATAATGAGTCTCAAAATTATAATCTAACAGATATTTTATCAAAAACAGAAGACATAGATATTACAGAAAAAACTATTGAGTACTCAACTTTACAGACAGTATATACAGCGTCATTACAAACTAGTGCAAAAGTATTACCAATGACTATACTAAATTATCTATAG
- the flgK gene encoding flagellar hook-associated protein FlgK: MAGLFDTFTIAKRGLNVQQGNINVTSHNIANADTTGYSRQRAVVETTRPFGGMSKFDTVSAGQVGTGAEVTSIQRIRDYFIDYQVRNESGSMGYYTQSSQTLTNVENVFGEPSDTGIQELTSQFFNSFQEVSKSPDKSDVKTVAIKNASALADALNYTYNQLEKNREDSQSLLQTNVTDVNSYLDQINELNKQIRSVSAVGQTPNDLMDKRDNLLDQLSYKFGINVDRDSFDTINLSSTEYPNSPLVKSDPSDGGYSRLSYVKDANVEADTAAGNYKLTVEYYPLGNENAAPKTIEVHATTEAELDNIKDSLLQNRILIGDKDGAVNPASAQDLNKDIFVTYKYETDSSGTAINNVDNNNVKGEIAANQAMQEKIKGYMDNLNNLAATIAYSVNAIQTGSLDASAATQGLSNNPIFVTYDENTKANTTSDTGMTAKNIRINNALISNPSLLNCNTSSTSGEGDGARANAIANLSSIKMNLSAITSADDLSTMDRTEFLNKIGITGFSGSNNLTLNAGTNGSTVDSYYKTIINNIAVANQEATKQVDNQESVLANAQDQRSSVSGVSLDEEMTNLIQFQHAYQANAKMISTVDELLDVVINGLKK, encoded by the coding sequence ATGGCAGGATTATTTGATACATTTACCATCGCTAAAAGAGGATTAAATGTGCAGCAGGGAAATATAAATGTAACATCACATAATATAGCAAATGCAGATACAACAGGATATTCAAGGCAAAGAGCCGTAGTGGAAACAACAAGGCCCTTTGGAGGAATGTCAAAATTCGATACAGTTAGTGCAGGACAGGTTGGAACTGGCGCAGAAGTTACATCAATTCAAAGAATCAGAGATTATTTTATAGATTATCAAGTAAGAAATGAATCAGGTTCTATGGGGTATTATACTCAATCTAGTCAAACTTTAACTAATGTTGAAAATGTTTTTGGAGAACCATCTGATACAGGAATACAAGAGCTAACAAGTCAATTCTTTAATTCTTTCCAAGAAGTATCTAAAAGCCCAGATAAGTCAGATGTTAAAACGGTAGCTATTAAAAATGCATCAGCTCTTGCAGATGCATTAAATTATACTTATAATCAATTAGAAAAAAACCGTGAAGATAGTCAATCGTTACTACAAACTAATGTTACAGATGTAAATAGTTATTTAGACCAGATAAATGAGTTAAATAAGCAAATAAGAAGTGTATCGGCAGTTGGACAGACTCCAAATGATTTAATGGATAAAAGAGATAATCTTTTAGATCAATTAAGTTATAAGTTTGGAATAAATGTTGATAGAGATAGCTTTGATACAATAAATCTTTCATCAACAGAATACCCAAATTCTCCATTAGTTAAATCGGATCCGAGTGATGGTGGTTATTCAAGGCTTTCCTATGTTAAGGATGCAAACGTGGAAGCAGATACAGCTGCTGGAAATTATAAACTTACAGTGGAGTATTATCCACTAGGTAATGAAAATGCAGCACCTAAAACAATTGAAGTACATGCAACAACAGAAGCAGAATTAGATAATATTAAAGACAGCTTATTGCAAAATAGAATATTAATAGGAGATAAGGATGGAGCAGTAAATCCAGCGTCAGCTCAAGATTTAAATAAAGATATATTTGTTACTTATAAATATGAAACAGACTCATCTGGAACTGCAATTAATAATGTAGATAATAATAATGTAAAAGGTGAAATAGCAGCTAATCAGGCTATGCAGGAAAAAATAAAAGGATATATGGATAACCTAAATAATCTTGCAGCAACTATTGCATATTCAGTTAATGCAATACAAACAGGAAGTCTAGATGCAAGTGCAGCAACTCAAGGGTTATCAAATAATCCTATATTTGTAACTTACGATGAGAATACTAAGGCCAATACTACCAGTGATACAGGAATGACTGCTAAAAATATAAGAATAAACAATGCTTTAATATCGAATCCAAGCTTATTAAATTGTAATACATCATCAACTAGTGGAGAAGGAGATGGAGCAAGAGCAAATGCAATTGCCAATCTTAGTTCAATTAAAATGAATTTAAGTGCTATAACTTCTGCTGACGATTTAAGTACAATGGATAGAACAGAATTTCTAAATAAAATTGGAATAACAGGATTTTCTGGTTCTAATAATTTGACTTTAAATGCTGGAACAAATGGATCTACAGTTGATTCATATTATAAAACAATAATAAATAATATTGCAGTAGCTAATCAAGAGGCAACTAAGCAGGTCGATAATCAAGAATCAGTATTAGCAAATGCACAAGATCAAAGATCATCAGTTTCAGGTGTATCTTTAGACGAAGAAATGACAAATTTAATACAATTTCAACATGCATATCAAGCAAATGCAAAGATGATATCAACGGTAGATGAATTATTGGATGTAGTAATAAATGGATTGAAGAAATAA
- a CDS encoding flagellar protein FlgN yields MVNELIKLMQSQDEDLEKLLGLLKTQHKMIMKKDVFGLESLVDEINECGKRIAKEEVERRKLLGENGISEFVEKSNDDELKKKYYEIRTTLNIVISQKETNEILLKQEILFNNKMLEIINPRREIKTYNSYGNLSR; encoded by the coding sequence ATGGTAAATGAACTTATTAAATTAATGCAAAGCCAAGATGAGGATTTAGAAAAACTTTTAGGATTACTTAAAACTCAACATAAAATGATAATGAAAAAAGATGTATTTGGTTTAGAAAGCTTAGTTGATGAGATTAATGAATGTGGTAAAAGGATTGCAAAAGAAGAAGTGGAAAGAAGAAAACTTTTAGGAGAAAATGGTATTTCGGAATTTGTTGAGAAATCTAATGATGATGAATTAAAGAAAAAATATTATGAAATAAGAACTACATTAAATATAGTAATTTCTCAAAAAGAAACTAATGAGATTCTGTTAAAACAAGAAATACTGTTTAATAATAAAATGTTAGAAATAATAAACCCGAGACGAGAAATTAAGACATATAATTCCTATGGGAATTTATCAAGATAA
- a CDS encoding flagellar biosynthesis anti-sigma factor FlgM — protein MSIERINRQSYINVYNSNCNKAVDKIDKAKNVDRIEISNLGKSLKNYSLDRSVENSKKLSEIKKKVESGTYNVDARLTAQSLLNAMKETNE, from the coding sequence ATGAGCATAGAGAGAATTAATAGGCAATCCTATATAAATGTATATAATTCAAATTGCAATAAAGCTGTAGATAAAATTGATAAGGCTAAAAATGTAGATAGAATTGAAATTTCAAATCTTGGGAAAAGCCTTAAAAATTATTCTTTAGATAGAAGTGTAGAGAATTCTAAAAAACTAAGTGAAATAAAGAAAAAAGTAGAAAGTGGAACTTATAATGTTGATGCAAGATTAACCGCGCAAAGTTTGTTAAATGCGATGAAGGAGACGAATGAATAA
- the fliY gene encoding flagellar motor switch phosphatase FliY: protein MSNNFLSQEEINALLAGEDMSASEAKPELDVNAITELDKDLLGEIGNISMGSASTALYQLINQQVNITTPVVSVTTLREIKEGFETPNIVLDIEYVSGIIGRNILIIKIADGLVISNLMMGGDGNVPEAHELSEIEISAVSEAMNQMIGSAATSMATMFGRKVDISPPTSKVITEASMPISDAIPEDQPIVRVSFKMTIGDIVDSNIMQIFPIETAKNIVAIMTGEENSEKAAKTEAVKEDNIINKGISEESINSKVAMEAQPSYGYQSQYEAPMQRMEQPVEVHSAAFEPLVPQSNVPPIKNIDLILDVPLDISVVLGRTKKSIQDILNLGTGSLIELDKLAEEPVEILVNGKQIALGEVVVVDENFGIRITNIVSSVERIKRLK, encoded by the coding sequence ATGAGTAATAACTTTTTGTCACAAGAAGAAATAAATGCATTACTAGCAGGAGAAGATATGTCAGCATCTGAAGCAAAACCGGAATTAGATGTTAATGCTATTACAGAATTAGATAAAGATTTGCTTGGAGAAATCGGAAATATTTCTATGGGGTCAGCTTCAACAGCATTATATCAACTTATAAATCAACAAGTTAATATAACTACACCAGTAGTAAGTGTTACAACACTCCGAGAAATAAAAGAAGGATTTGAAACTCCAAATATAGTTTTAGATATTGAATATGTTTCTGGTATAATAGGAAGAAACATTTTAATTATAAAAATTGCAGATGGATTAGTTATATCTAACCTTATGATGGGTGGAGATGGAAATGTTCCAGAAGCTCATGAACTATCTGAAATAGAGATAAGTGCTGTATCAGAAGCTATGAATCAGATGATAGGTTCAGCAGCAACTTCTATGGCTACTATGTTTGGAAGAAAGGTTGATATATCACCGCCTACATCGAAAGTGATTACTGAGGCTAGTATGCCCATATCAGATGCAATACCAGAAGATCAGCCGATAGTAAGGGTATCATTTAAAATGACTATTGGAGATATAGTAGATAGTAATATAATGCAGATATTTCCAATAGAGACGGCAAAAAATATTGTTGCAATAATGACTGGGGAAGAGAATAGTGAAAAGGCGGCTAAAACAGAAGCTGTAAAAGAAGACAATATTATTAATAAAGGTATAAGTGAGGAATCAATTAATAGTAAGGTAGCTATGGAAGCTCAGCCTAGTTATGGTTATCAGTCACAATATGAAGCTCCAATGCAAAGAATGGAGCAGCCAGTTGAGGTTCATTCCGCAGCATTTGAACCGTTGGTACCGCAAAGTAATGTTCCACCAATAAAAAATATAGATTTAATCTTGGATGTGCCTCTAGATATATCTGTAGTTTTAGGCAGAACTAAAAAGAGCATTCAGGACATCTTAAATTTAGGAACGGGTTCATTAATAGAATTAGATAAACTTGCTGAAGAACCTGTTGAAATATTAGTTAACGGAAAGCAGATAGCACTTGGAGAAGTTGTTGTTGTTGATGAAAACTTCGGAATAAGAATAACTAATATAGTAAGCAGTGTTGAAAGAATAAAGAGATTAAAATAA
- the fliM gene encoding flagellar motor switch protein FliM, with product MADVLSQSEIDALLSALSTGELESEEIGKEDEKHKIKLYDFRSPQKFSKEHIRTLELIHDNYARIISNYLTGQTRQNVKVKIETVEQITYEEFIHSVQNPTIMTIFKMPPLAGTIMLETNPQFSLQVIDVLLGGKGDRKIETKEFTDIDKNIMKQITSGMISNLKLAWDSILEVEPEVEAIETNPAVNQTMAPNDPVALITFSVEVNKRSTFINMCIPYLSIEKILDRLVVQYAFRNDDEALMAESREKLEKGINKVELDVVAELGRTNLTVDDFLKLTVGDVIKLDTKSSSPIRVYVGDEECYYAKPGVTGKNIGVMILDIADKEVNGYE from the coding sequence ATGGCAGATGTCTTATCACAAAGTGAAATAGATGCCTTGTTATCTGCCCTGTCTACAGGAGAATTAGAATCGGAAGAAATTGGTAAAGAGGATGAAAAACATAAGATTAAACTTTATGATTTTAGAAGTCCTCAAAAATTCTCGAAAGAACATATAAGGACTCTTGAACTTATTCATGATAATTACGCGAGAATTATTTCCAATTACTTAACTGGTCAAACAAGACAAAATGTAAAAGTAAAGATAGAAACTGTAGAGCAGATTACATATGAGGAATTTATTCACTCTGTTCAAAACCCTACTATTATGACAATATTCAAAATGCCGCCGCTTGCGGGTACAATTATGCTTGAGACAAACCCTCAATTTTCTCTTCAGGTAATAGACGTATTACTTGGAGGAAAAGGGGACAGAAAAATTGAAACAAAAGAATTTACGGATATTGATAAAAATATAATGAAGCAGATTACATCAGGAATGATAAGTAATTTAAAGTTAGCCTGGGACAGTATTTTAGAGGTTGAGCCAGAAGTTGAAGCAATTGAAACTAATCCAGCGGTAAATCAGACTATGGCACCTAATGATCCAGTGGCTTTAATTACATTTTCAGTTGAGGTGAATAAGCGCAGTACTTTTATAAATATGTGTATCCCGTATTTGAGCATAGAAAAAATATTAGATAGACTAGTTGTACAATATGCATTTAGGAATGATGATGAAGCTTTAATGGCTGAATCAAGGGAAAAATTAGAAAAGGGAATCAATAAGGTAGAATTAGATGTAGTGGCTGAATTGGGAAGGACAAACTTGACAGTAGATGACTTCTTAAAATTAACTGTAGGTGATGTAATAAAACTTGATACAAAGAGTTCATCCCCAATAAGAGTATATGTAGGAGATGAAGAGTGTTATTACGCAAAACCTGGTGTAACAGGCAAAAATATAGGCGTTATGATTTTAGATATAGCAGATAAGGAAGTGAATGGGTATGAGTAA
- a CDS encoding chemotaxis protein CheW, whose product MQIVVFKLGEEHFAVETEKVQSINDTMGITKVPKAPSYIKGLINLRGSIKSLVDINLLLEVTPGEQQNNIIILTVEDEEIGISVDEVEEVLDIDEKNIQKVDKDANKVQPYIKGILNYDEKLLTIIDIDKLLN is encoded by the coding sequence ATGCAAATAGTAGTATTTAAATTAGGGGAAGAACATTTCGCAGTGGAAACAGAAAAAGTTCAAAGCATCAATGATACTATGGGGATTACAAAAGTTCCTAAAGCTCCAAGTTATATTAAAGGGTTAATTAATTTACGTGGAAGCATTAAGTCTCTTGTTGATATAAATTTGTTATTAGAGGTCACTCCAGGAGAACAGCAAAATAACATAATTATATTAACAGTAGAAGATGAAGAAATAGGAATATCAGTAGATGAAGTAGAAGAAGTTTTAGATATAGATGAAAAAAATATACAAAAAGTGGATAAAGATGCTAATAAAGTTCAACCATACATAAAGGGTATATTAAATTATGATGAAAAACTTTTAACAATAATAGATATTGACAAGTTATTAAATTAA
- a CDS encoding response regulator, which produces MARVLIVDDAAFMRMMIKDILEKNDFEIVGEANNGIVAVDLYKKEKPDVVTMDITMPDMDGIEAVKQIKAFDPNAKVIMCSAMGQQSMVMDAIRAGAKDFIVKPFQADRVLEAIKKVVG; this is translated from the coding sequence ATGGCTAGAGTTTTAATCGTAGACGATGCGGCATTTATGAGAATGATGATAAAGGATATTTTAGAGAAGAATGATTTTGAAATTGTAGGAGAAGCAAACAATGGAATAGTTGCTGTGGATCTTTATAAAAAAGAAAAACCGGATGTTGTTACAATGGATATAACAATGCCAGACATGGACGGGATTGAAGCAGTTAAACAAATAAAAGCGTTTGATCCAAATGCTAAGGTAATTATGTGTTCAGCAATGGGACAACAATCAATGGTTATGGACGCTATAAGAGCAGGGGCTAAAGACTTTATAGTAAAGCCATTTCAAGCTGATAGAGTTTTAGAAGCTATAAAGAAAGTTGTGGGATAA